The proteins below come from a single Mytilus edulis chromosome 5, xbMytEdul2.2, whole genome shotgun sequence genomic window:
- the LOC139524223 gene encoding mediator of RNA polymerase II transcription subunit 10-like, producing MSEKISRFEALEQQLELFIETTRQVGIIVSDVQPNSQAVLNKKLNEMITGLQEVDKMKSQMADISVPLEVFDYIDQGKNPNLYTKDCLEKTLAKNEQVKGKIDNLKRFKASLLVELTKVFPNEINTYRALRDDQPT from the exons atgaGCGAGAAAATTAGTCGTTTTGAGGCGTTGGAACAACAACTAGAGCTTTTTATAGAGACTACTAGACAAGTAGGAATAATTGTGAGCGATGTGCAACCAAATAGCCAAGCAGTTTTAAATAAAAAGCT aaATGAAATGATCACAGGATTACAGGAGGTAGACAAAATGAAGTCACAGATGGCTGATATCAGTGTTCCATTGGAGGTTTTTGA TTACATTGATCAGGGTAAGAATCCCAACCTTTATACAAAGGACTGTCTGGAGAAAACATTGGCAAAGAATGAACAAGTCAAAGGAAAGATAGATAATTTAAAG AGATTCAAGGCTAGTTTACTGGTGGAATTGACAAAGGTTTTCCCAAATGAGATCAACACTTACAGGGCCCTACGAGATGACCAACCAACCTGA
- the LOC139524222 gene encoding mitochondrial import inner membrane translocase subunit Tim21-like, protein MCTHFFLSRPQFLKRLTCCSTQSFRLFCGKATPQIENYHCLRSNSQVKTNQRQCQLINLSKRYFSKQVPKNETKKELDIKRESPYAGLSGAEKVREAGKDASYIAIIVAGIGVIGVVFYTVGKELFSSQSPAGVYSKALKKCQNNDEVLDVLGEPITGHGTSGSRRRKQHVSSQEFMQNGVKHMRVVFKIEGPYRKGTVHVEVFQDESKKYQFKHVICELQGYPTRTIVIENNR, encoded by the exons ATGTGCACACACTTTTTCCTCAGCAGaccccaatttttaaaaagaCTGACATGCTGTTCTACACAAAGTTTTAGACTTTTTTGTGGGAAAGCCACTCCACAAATAGAGAATTATCATTGCTTAAGGTCAAACAGCCAAGTGAAAACAAACCAAAGGCAGTGCCAGCTGATAAATTTATCAAAGAGATATTTTAGTAAACAAGTACCAAAGAATGAAACTAAGAAAGAACTGGATATTAAAAGAGAAAGTCCATATGCTGGTCTAAGTGGTGCAGAAAAAG TGAGAGAAGCAGGAAAAGATGCATCTTATATTGCCATTATAGTAGCAGGAATAGGTGTTATAG GTGTAGTGTTTTATACTGTTGGAAAAGAATTATTTTCAAGTCAAAGTCCTGCAGGTGTTTACAGTAAAGCATTGAAAAAGTGCCAAAATAATGATGAG gTACTTGATGTATTAGGAGAACCAATTACAGGACATGGCACTTCAGGGAGCAGGAGACGGAAACAGCATGTCAG CTCACAAGAATTTATGCAAAATGGTGTTAAACACATGAGGGTCGTCTTTAAAATAGAAGGGCCTTACAGAAAGGGAACTGTTCACGTAGAAGTATTTCAG gaTGAGAGTAAGAAATACCAGTTTAAGCATGTAATATGTGAGTTACAAGGCTACCCAACAAGAACAATTGTTATAGAAAATAACCGATGA